Within the Sulfurihydrogenibium sp. genome, the region TCCATTTTCTTTTACCATGGTACAAGACAATGTTAATTATTGGTGGATATTCTTCATACTCTCCCGTTTCTTCCCATAATACGCCATTATAGTATAAAAGCTGGCTTGGTAGGTTTTTATCTATGTATGATTTGTGTTCAAAGATGATTCTTAAAAAGCTTTTTTCGTTTTCTATTTTACATTCATACAAAAGGTCAAGAAGTGATTTTCCAATCTTCTGTGAGTATTTTTCACTGTTTAATAATCTTATACTTTCTAAGTCTATCTTTTGAGATAGCTCTGGATAAAATATATCAAGCAGGCTCTTAACTCTCTTTGGCTCAGAAAACATCTGTTTAAAAAATTGGTCGTGAGGCTGCAAGTCACTCATTAAGTTAAATCCTTAAACCCTATCCCTTTTCTTCCTGTGATGCTGCTTCCTCTTGATAGTAAG harbors:
- a CDS encoding Rpn family recombination-promoting nuclease/putative transposase; the encoded protein is MSDLQPHDQFFKQMFSEPKRVKSLLDIFYPELSQKIDLESIRLLNSEKYSQKIGKSLLDLLYECKIENEKSFLRIIFEHKSYIDKNLPSQLLYYNGVLWEETGEYEEYPPIINIVLYHGKRKW